One window of the Methanomassiliicoccaceae archaeon DOK genome contains the following:
- a CDS encoding arsenic metallochaperone ArsD family protein, with translation MNYDMVIYESEDSRRRNPADTERFEKSYAALESAGIGIGRIMCSSPDDIGEGEAAEIVAAKGMDALPICLYQDVSIAVGEYPSDQDLADFLDAPDGTLSVNKQGPPAMGNDIMPACACGNRPR, from the coding sequence ATGAACTACGACATGGTGATCTACGAGTCGGAGGACTCCAGGAGAAGGAACCCCGCCGACACCGAGAGGTTCGAGAAGTCCTACGCCGCCCTCGAGTCCGCGGGCATCGGCATCGGGAGGATCATGTGCTCGTCACCCGATGACATCGGCGAGGGGGAGGCGGCGGAGATCGTCGCCGCCAAGGGGATGGACGCCCTCCCCATCTGCCTGTACCAGGATGTCTCCATCGCTGTCGGAGAGTACCCGTCCGACCAGGACCTGGCGGACTTCCTCGACGCCCCGGACGGGACTCTCAGCGTCAACAAGCAGGGGCCCCCGGCGATGGGCAACGACATCATGCCCGCCTGCGCCTGCGGCAACAGACCAAGATGA
- a CDS encoding inorganic diphosphatase, whose product MSNIWHDMNPKRISPSDFMVVVEITKGSKNKYELDKETGLLKLDRILYTSTHYPASYGFIPRTYADDGDPLDALVLCSEPILPMTLVRCYPIGAIKMIDNGANDEKIIAIPFDDPTYNSYKDISELPKHLFDEMAHFFTVYKALENKTTAVDEIIGSDKVQDIIRGAIDNYKNSFC is encoded by the coding sequence ATGAGCAACATATGGCACGACATGAACCCCAAGAGGATCTCCCCCTCCGACTTCATGGTGGTCGTGGAGATCACCAAGGGGAGCAAGAACAAGTACGAGCTCGACAAGGAGACCGGCCTCCTGAAGCTGGACAGGATCCTTTACACATCCACCCACTACCCCGCCAGCTACGGATTCATCCCCAGGACCTACGCCGACGACGGCGACCCCCTGGACGCCCTGGTCCTCTGCTCCGAGCCCATCCTCCCCATGACTCTCGTCAGGTGCTATCCCATCGGTGCCATCAAGATGATCGACAACGGTGCCAACGACGAGAAGATCATCGCCATCCCCTTCGACGACCCCACCTACAACAGCTACAAGGACATCTCCGAGCTGCCCAAGCACCTGTTCGACGAGATGGCCCACTTCTTCACCGTCTACAAGGCGCTGGAGAACAAGACCACCGCCGTCGACGAGATCATCGGATCCGACAAGGTCCAGGACATCATCAGGGGCGCCATCGACAACTACAAGAACAGCTTCTGCTGA
- a CDS encoding Cys-tRNA(Pro) deacylase, with amino-acid sequence MEQKTNPMRHLEKLGIPYTAHHYEGGALSGMEVARAQGQDPDLVFKTLVTEGKERSYYVFLVPVSGDLDLKKAATSVGEKSVSMIKSKDLLPLTGYVHGGCSPLCLKRPMRVTIDSSAQQHERIYFSAGKVGYQVEVAVADLPKALDFQFADVRKILG; translated from the coding sequence ATGGAGCAGAAGACCAACCCGATGAGGCACCTGGAGAAGCTCGGCATACCATACACAGCCCATCACTACGAGGGAGGGGCGCTCAGCGGCATGGAGGTCGCCAGGGCGCAGGGGCAGGATCCGGACCTGGTCTTCAAGACGCTCGTCACAGAGGGGAAGGAGAGGAGCTACTACGTGTTTCTCGTGCCCGTCTCAGGCGACCTGGACCTGAAGAAGGCGGCTACCAGCGTCGGTGAGAAGTCCGTCTCCATGATCAAGTCGAAGGACCTCCTGCCGTTGACGGGATACGTGCACGGCGGATGCTCCCCGCTGTGTCTCAAGAGGCCCATGAGGGTCACCATCGACTCTTCCGCGCAGCAGCACGAGAGGATCTACTTCAGCGCGGGGAAGGTCGGATACCAGGTGGAGGTCGCCGTCGCGGACCTGCCCAAGGCGCTGGACTTCCAGTTCGCCGACGTGAGGAAGATCCTGGGCTGA
- a CDS encoding MarR family transcriptional regulator has product MELQSEMERCLAAMLMDDLSFYRDSPKDIGYQSLIYLNLIRYTDRCTVGKLSDMLDLDKSTVSRKVESLVREGLVVKRKDDGDGRVTLLGLSPDMEELYNRYDEPYDRAIDRIREELGPDGVGAVCRALRILTEEISR; this is encoded by the coding sequence ATGGAGCTCCAATCCGAGATGGAGCGCTGTCTGGCCGCGATGCTGATGGACGACCTCTCCTTCTACAGGGACAGTCCGAAGGACATAGGCTACCAGTCGCTCATCTACCTGAACCTGATTAGATACACAGACCGCTGCACCGTCGGGAAGCTGTCCGATATGCTGGACCTCGACAAGTCCACCGTGTCCCGCAAGGTGGAGTCCCTCGTGAGGGAGGGCCTGGTCGTCAAGCGGAAGGACGACGGGGACGGCAGGGTCACATTGCTGGGACTCAGCCCCGACATGGAGGAGCTCTACAACAGGTACGACGAGCCGTACGACCGCGCAATCGACAGGATCCGCGAGGAACTGGGACCGGACGGGGTTGGCGCCGTGTGCCGCGCCCTGAGGATCCTGACGGAGGAGATCTCCAGATGA
- a CDS encoding fluoride efflux transporter CrcB, with translation MDMSPVVPFVAVAVGGALGALSRFCVYRTVETAFPWATFIVNIVGCCLASFLMFRYGIYADGPVKTMVFTGFFGAFTTMSTFSIDTVNLLEGGQYWQAGGNIVLNSVVCVLGAIGGRYLATM, from the coding sequence ATGGACATGAGTCCCGTGGTCCCGTTCGTGGCTGTCGCCGTGGGCGGAGCCCTGGGCGCCCTCTCCAGGTTCTGCGTCTACCGCACGGTGGAGACGGCGTTCCCCTGGGCGACGTTCATAGTGAACATCGTCGGGTGCTGCCTGGCGTCGTTCCTGATGTTCAGGTACGGGATATATGCCGACGGGCCGGTCAAGACCATGGTGTTCACCGGGTTCTTCGGAGCGTTCACGACAATGTCCACGTTCTCCATCGACACAGTCAACCTGCTCGAAGGCGGCCAGTACTGGCAGGCGGGCGGGAACATCGTCCTCAACTCCGTCGTGTGCGTCCTCGGCGCGATCGGCGGAAGGTACCTGGCGACGATGTGA
- a CDS encoding helix-turn-helix domain-containing protein: protein MNLGRESETVEFKESMSQLDKAILSLTAMLNRRNQGTVYIGVDDGGEVVGMDIGPSTLETIRNRIRSAVLPQTVPEITECVTDDGRAYVRIHVTGYSIPYSYDGRYYIRNVSSNESAGPDVVVQMVMSRGIDPLRGQLSDVQDLSFSMLFSVMSSRGQHPRNDDGFFRSHGMKDEQGLFNLTAYLVSDQNTVPMQVVRFNGTDRSAVSSRTDFGGQSLIASTRAVMDHISTYMVTRVDLSRGERVETALFDFESFREAWVNACVHNAWRAMIPPSVMMFDDRIEVVSYGGIPFPASTEEFYKGDSRPVNRSLFSLFTLAGLTEQSGHGVPVIVRRYGREAFHLSDNGVVVTIPFSFEPDYVSVRRETERSRAGLDPDSARVLAYLEANPEAKLSQAADASGMSLSSVKKVVSSLKRDGVLRNDGTNRNSRWVVLRGCSGEFVRLGS from the coding sequence ATGAATCTGGGCAGGGAGAGCGAGACGGTAGAGTTCAAGGAGAGTATGTCGCAGCTGGACAAGGCCATTCTCTCCCTCACAGCCATGTTGAACAGACGCAACCAGGGCACCGTCTACATAGGCGTGGACGACGGAGGCGAAGTTGTCGGGATGGACATAGGCCCCAGTACCCTGGAGACCATCAGGAACAGGATCCGCAGTGCAGTGCTTCCGCAGACAGTTCCTGAGATCACAGAGTGTGTGACGGACGACGGTCGCGCGTACGTCCGCATCCATGTCACGGGGTACAGCATCCCATATTCTTATGACGGTAGATACTACATCAGGAACGTATCCTCCAATGAGTCCGCCGGACCGGATGTGGTGGTCCAGATGGTGATGTCCAGAGGGATAGACCCTCTCAGAGGGCAGTTGTCCGATGTCCAGGACCTGTCGTTTTCGATGCTTTTCTCGGTGATGTCGTCCCGTGGCCAGCATCCTCGCAACGATGATGGCTTCTTCAGGAGCCATGGCATGAAGGACGAGCAGGGGCTGTTCAACCTTACAGCATATCTCGTCTCGGATCAGAACACGGTGCCGATGCAAGTCGTCCGTTTCAACGGCACTGACCGTTCGGCCGTATCCTCGAGGACGGATTTCGGTGGACAGAGCCTCATAGCCTCTACGAGGGCCGTGATGGATCACATCTCGACCTACATGGTCACAAGAGTGGACCTTTCAAGGGGTGAGAGGGTCGAGACGGCCCTGTTCGATTTCGAATCGTTCAGAGAGGCATGGGTGAACGCCTGTGTCCATAACGCCTGGAGGGCCATGATACCCCCGTCCGTCATGATGTTCGATGACAGGATAGAGGTCGTCTCATACGGCGGCATACCGTTCCCTGCATCTACCGAGGAGTTCTACAAAGGGGACAGCCGTCCCGTGAACAGGTCTCTGTTCTCCCTGTTCACACTCGCTGGTCTGACGGAGCAGAGCGGTCATGGGGTGCCGGTCATTGTCCGTAGGTACGGGCGCGAAGCCTTCCACCTTTCCGACAACGGTGTGGTGGTGACGATCCCGTTCTCTTTCGAGCCGGACTATGTGTCCGTCAGGCGCGAGACGGAGCGGAGCAGGGCCGGACTGGATCCAGACAGCGCTCGTGTGCTGGCATATCTGGAGGCCAATCCCGAGGCGAAGCTGTCTCAGGCGGCGGACGCGTCGGGGATGTCCCTATCATCTGTGAAGAAGGTGGTGTCTTCCCTCAAGCGCGACGGTGTTCTGAGGAACGACGGAACGAACAGGAACAGCAGATGGGTTGTCCTCCGAGGGTGTTCTGGGGAGTTCGTCCGACTGGGTTCATAA
- a CDS encoding DUF521 domain-containing protein: protein MDLTREEEDILNGEEGEGKQKAMELVTALGKIYGADDLIDITSAHLSGASYKTIGDGGLKYLEDMAAGGAKVSVPSTLNPVGMDRERWAEMHISKEFAEKQLRIIDLYGQMGIRTTCSCTPYTGANVPSFGDHVAWAESSALSFVNSYIGARTNREGGPGALAAAILGKTANYGLHLDEKRRPTVVIDADIDGSVFSYSLLGQAVGMAIGSGIPYFRGLGPEMGVEEAKALSSAMAASGSVALWHAEGVTPEAGGHDVSGLETIHIGEAELKAAYDKLNTVDDVQLIAIGCPHLTEKEMHQIAAFLKGKKKVNKDIEIWFCTSEEVRAKCPEDVRIMEEFGPVLADTCMVVAPIEGSFQRTGTNSAKAGNYLPTLCSQKAICRDIPALMELVM, encoded by the coding sequence ATGGACCTTACAAGGGAGGAGGAAGACATCCTCAACGGAGAGGAGGGCGAAGGGAAGCAGAAGGCGATGGAGCTCGTCACAGCCCTGGGGAAGATATACGGGGCGGACGACCTCATCGACATCACGTCGGCGCATCTTTCCGGTGCGTCGTACAAGACCATCGGAGACGGGGGTCTGAAGTATCTCGAGGACATGGCGGCCGGAGGCGCCAAGGTCAGCGTCCCGTCGACCCTGAACCCCGTCGGCATGGACCGTGAGCGCTGGGCCGAGATGCACATCTCCAAGGAGTTCGCCGAGAAGCAGCTGAGGATCATCGACCTGTACGGTCAGATGGGCATCAGGACCACCTGCTCGTGCACCCCGTACACTGGGGCGAACGTCCCGTCCTTCGGGGACCATGTGGCATGGGCCGAGTCTTCCGCTTTGTCGTTCGTGAACTCCTACATCGGGGCCAGGACGAACAGGGAGGGCGGACCCGGCGCCCTCGCCGCGGCGATCCTGGGGAAGACCGCCAACTACGGCCTTCATCTGGACGAGAAGAGGAGGCCGACAGTGGTGATCGATGCCGACATAGACGGCTCCGTGTTCTCATACTCCCTACTGGGTCAGGCCGTGGGCATGGCGATCGGCTCGGGCATCCCGTACTTCAGGGGCCTGGGCCCCGAGATGGGCGTGGAGGAGGCGAAGGCGCTGTCATCGGCGATGGCGGCGTCCGGTTCCGTGGCGCTCTGGCACGCAGAGGGCGTCACGCCCGAGGCCGGGGGCCACGACGTCTCCGGTCTGGAGACGATACACATCGGGGAGGCGGAGCTCAAGGCCGCCTACGACAAGCTGAACACCGTCGACGACGTGCAGCTGATCGCGATAGGGTGCCCGCACCTGACCGAGAAGGAGATGCACCAGATCGCAGCGTTCCTGAAAGGCAAGAAGAAGGTCAACAAGGACATCGAGATATGGTTCTGCACCTCGGAGGAGGTCAGGGCCAAATGCCCCGAGGACGTCAGGATAATGGAGGAGTTCGGACCGGTTCTGGCGGACACGTGCATGGTCGTGGCGCCCATCGAGGGATCGTTCCAGCGCACCGGGACCAACTCGGCAAAGGCAGGGAACTACCTGCCCACGCTGTGCTCGCAGAAGGCGATATGCAGGGACATCCCCGCACTCATGGAGCTGGTAATGTGA
- a CDS encoding DUF126 domain-containing protein: MIVEGRTIMSGKATGEVVKLGEPLSFLGGVDGSTGDLRVGGGGNVAGKVLVFPKGKGSTVGSFVMYDLMVHGVAPAAVINETAETIVATGAVISSIPMVDSVPSIDMFEDGDIVTVNATAGTVEIEGVEMKESVSSAVVMDGRVLMLKRPESSHSFPGVWSLVAGRIEPGESPEDAARREIREETAIEVGSPAASLDPVYVREGRILWKVHPFAFSVSGVEPVLNEENEGFQWVLPEDIPGVETVKDTVPIVEGLLKQF, translated from the coding sequence GTGATCGTCGAGGGACGCACGATAATGTCGGGAAAGGCGACCGGCGAGGTTGTCAAGCTGGGGGAGCCCCTGAGCTTCCTCGGAGGGGTCGACGGGTCGACAGGGGACCTCCGCGTCGGTGGCGGAGGGAACGTCGCCGGCAAGGTCCTGGTGTTCCCGAAGGGCAAGGGCAGCACGGTCGGATCCTTCGTGATGTACGACCTCATGGTCCACGGCGTGGCCCCTGCAGCGGTGATCAACGAGACCGCGGAGACCATCGTCGCCACCGGCGCCGTGATATCGTCCATCCCGATGGTGGACTCGGTCCCGTCCATCGACATGTTCGAGGACGGGGACATCGTCACCGTCAATGCGACCGCGGGGACCGTGGAGATCGAGGGCGTGGAGATGAAGGAGAGCGTGTCCTCAGCCGTCGTCATGGACGGCAGGGTCCTGATGCTCAAGCGTCCGGAGTCGTCCCACTCCTTCCCCGGAGTGTGGTCCCTCGTCGCCGGCAGGATCGAGCCCGGGGAGTCGCCCGAGGATGCTGCCAGGCGCGAGATAAGGGAGGAGACGGCCATCGAGGTCGGTTCCCCCGCGGCATCACTGGACCCCGTGTACGTCAGGGAGGGACGCATCCTGTGGAAGGTGCACCCGTTCGCGTTCAGCGTGTCCGGAGTGGAGCCCGTCCTGAACGAGGAGAACGAGGGCTTCCAGTGGGTCCTTCCCGAGGACATCCCCGGAGTCGAGACCGTCAAGGACACGGTGCCCATCGTGGAAGGGCTCCTGAAGCAGTTCTGA
- a CDS encoding TIGR04076 family protein — translation MHKVRITVLKTTLDEELAEEYGIDGLGRCPMLKEGQVFYADYAKPEGLCDEAWKAMYQYVFALSHMKGDELFYYGDWIRKPGIAICSCNDGLRPVIFKLEKTDIESEAPSSGN, via the coding sequence ATGCACAAGGTGAGGATAACCGTCCTGAAGACCACACTGGACGAGGAGCTGGCGGAGGAGTACGGCATCGACGGACTCGGAAGATGCCCCATGCTGAAGGAGGGTCAGGTGTTCTACGCGGACTACGCCAAACCCGAGGGGCTGTGCGACGAGGCGTGGAAGGCCATGTACCAATATGTGTTCGCCCTATCGCACATGAAGGGGGACGAGCTGTTCTACTACGGGGACTGGATCAGGAAGCCCGGGATCGCGATCTGCAGCTGCAACGACGGCCTCAGGCCCGTGATATTCAAACTGGAGAAGACGGACATCGAGTCGGAGGCCCCATCGTCGGGGAACTGA
- a CDS encoding isoleucine--tRNA ligase, which translates to MIKQIRANYDAKGIERDVQAYWDETDAYHKTKEHRAEGERFYFVDGPPYTTGAIHLGTAMNKTVKDILLRYWRMCGYNVRDQPGFDMHGLPIEVKVEKNIGVHSKKDIEELGIDKFVSTCREFALGLHADMTEQFKQLGVWMDWENPYQTIKLDYLESAWWTIQKAEEKKLLKASSRVVTWCPRCETALAEAEIEYWDETDPSIMVRFPLRNGDGSLLIWTTTPWTLAANMAVAVHPDFEYAKVRMKGASGEETVYVLESQAEYVMQKGGYESFEVLERMKGKDMEGMEYIPPFENENVPKSEWTFRVVTADYVEKDNTGLVHTAPGHGPDDYETGKRYGIAPFCPVAENGRYTDEFPLMAGKKVKTVADEVIKNLDENGLMYNKSKIKHRYGHCWRCKSPIIYRNTRQWFITVPDIKDEMLSEIDRVKWVPDWAGSTRERNWVEGARDWCISRQRYWGIPMPVWECECGERKVVGQYEELKEGEGYTEGMDTHRPWIDGVTFKCPKCGKTMHRIPDVLDVWFDSGVAAWADLGYPRRKDEFDLWWPPRFIVEAHDQTRGWFYSQLGAGVISFDRAPYDEVMMHGWVLDPKGQKMSKSLGNVIEPLDLIDQVGADSLRYYLIKSNAPWEDTAFQKDGPKNARKVLNTYWNVVNFSSTYMIIDGYDPDAHTMEEMSPYLRDEDRWMISRTEKMVASATEFLESRELHKLARMLDDYIMEDLSRWYVCLVRDRSWSEDADMEKDKNASYFTLDYAIMKTALVLAPIAPYIAEEVYQHMGGKLLTVHMEDWPKCDQSLIDDELEHSMSLVRGIVDLVAAERAKMGSKLRWPLLQIFVRGNDAGVNAAVKRFEGVLEDQANVKKVVYLGKDEIPATTDIEPVEFEEGTLFIDFSVTPEIEAEGYARELIRRIQQMRKDMKLNVEQFITCEVSAEERLIGLFETWKDHISNEVRAKSLTFTSEPKGAEVKTWDVTGKDITIGISPAE; encoded by the coding sequence ATGATAAAGCAGATCCGTGCCAATTATGACGCCAAGGGCATCGAGAGGGATGTCCAGGCATACTGGGATGAGACCGACGCCTACCACAAGACGAAGGAGCACCGCGCCGAGGGCGAGAGGTTCTACTTCGTCGACGGACCTCCGTACACCACGGGGGCGATCCACCTGGGCACCGCGATGAACAAGACCGTCAAGGACATCCTCCTCAGGTACTGGAGGATGTGCGGGTACAACGTCCGCGACCAGCCCGGGTTCGACATGCACGGCCTCCCCATCGAGGTCAAGGTCGAGAAGAACATCGGCGTCCACTCCAAGAAGGACATCGAGGAGCTCGGCATCGACAAGTTCGTGTCCACCTGCAGGGAGTTCGCCCTGGGCCTCCACGCCGACATGACCGAGCAGTTCAAGCAGCTCGGAGTTTGGATGGACTGGGAGAACCCCTATCAGACGATCAAGCTCGACTACCTCGAGTCCGCATGGTGGACCATCCAGAAGGCCGAGGAGAAGAAGCTCCTGAAGGCCTCCAGCAGGGTCGTCACATGGTGCCCCAGATGCGAGACCGCGCTGGCTGAGGCCGAGATCGAGTACTGGGACGAGACCGACCCGTCGATCATGGTCAGGTTCCCCCTCAGGAACGGGGACGGGTCCCTCCTCATCTGGACGACCACGCCCTGGACCCTCGCCGCCAACATGGCCGTCGCGGTCCACCCCGACTTCGAGTACGCCAAGGTCAGGATGAAGGGGGCCTCCGGGGAGGAGACCGTCTACGTCCTCGAGTCCCAGGCGGAGTACGTCATGCAGAAGGGCGGCTACGAGAGCTTCGAGGTCCTGGAGAGGATGAAAGGCAAGGACATGGAGGGGATGGAGTACATCCCGCCCTTCGAGAACGAGAACGTCCCGAAGTCCGAGTGGACGTTCAGGGTCGTCACCGCCGACTACGTCGAGAAGGACAACACCGGACTGGTCCACACAGCCCCCGGGCACGGACCAGACGACTACGAGACCGGTAAGAGGTACGGCATCGCCCCGTTCTGCCCCGTTGCTGAGAACGGCAGGTACACTGACGAGTTCCCCCTCATGGCCGGCAAGAAGGTCAAGACCGTCGCGGACGAGGTCATCAAGAACCTCGACGAGAATGGCCTGATGTACAACAAGAGCAAGATCAAGCACAGGTACGGACACTGCTGGAGATGCAAGTCCCCGATCATCTACAGGAACACCAGGCAGTGGTTCATCACCGTGCCCGACATCAAGGACGAGATGCTGTCCGAGATCGACCGCGTCAAATGGGTCCCCGACTGGGCCGGCTCCACCAGGGAGAGGAACTGGGTCGAGGGCGCCAGGGACTGGTGCATCTCCAGGCAGAGGTACTGGGGGATCCCCATGCCCGTCTGGGAGTGCGAGTGCGGCGAGAGGAAGGTCGTCGGCCAGTACGAGGAGCTCAAGGAGGGCGAGGGGTACACGGAGGGCATGGACACCCACAGGCCCTGGATCGACGGCGTCACCTTCAAGTGCCCCAAGTGCGGCAAGACCATGCACAGGATCCCGGACGTCCTGGACGTCTGGTTCGACTCGGGCGTCGCCGCATGGGCCGACCTCGGATACCCCAGGAGGAAGGACGAGTTCGACCTCTGGTGGCCCCCGAGGTTCATCGTGGAGGCCCACGACCAGACCCGCGGATGGTTCTACTCCCAGCTGGGAGCAGGCGTGATCTCCTTCGACCGCGCACCCTACGACGAGGTCATGATGCACGGATGGGTGCTGGACCCCAAGGGCCAGAAGATGTCGAAGTCCCTTGGCAACGTCATCGAGCCCCTGGACCTCATCGACCAGGTCGGAGCGGACTCCCTCAGGTACTACCTCATCAAGAGCAACGCCCCATGGGAGGACACGGCGTTCCAGAAGGACGGACCGAAGAACGCCAGGAAGGTCCTGAACACGTACTGGAACGTTGTGAACTTCTCGTCCACCTACATGATCATCGACGGCTACGACCCCGACGCGCACACGATGGAGGAGATGTCCCCGTACCTCAGGGACGAGGACCGCTGGATGATCTCCAGGACGGAGAAGATGGTCGCGTCCGCGACGGAGTTCCTCGAGTCCAGGGAGCTGCACAAGCTCGCCAGGATGCTGGACGACTACATCATGGAGGACCTCTCCAGGTGGTACGTCTGCCTTGTCAGGGACAGGTCCTGGTCCGAGGACGCCGACATGGAGAAGGACAAGAACGCCTCGTACTTCACCCTGGATTACGCCATCATGAAGACCGCCCTGGTCCTGGCCCCCATCGCCCCGTACATCGCGGAGGAGGTCTACCAGCACATGGGCGGCAAGCTCCTGACGGTGCACATGGAGGACTGGCCGAAATGCGACCAGAGCCTCATCGACGACGAGCTGGAGCACAGCATGTCCCTGGTCCGCGGCATCGTGGACCTGGTCGCCGCCGAGAGGGCGAAGATGGGCTCCAAGCTCAGGTGGCCCCTCCTGCAGATCTTCGTCCGCGGCAACGACGCGGGCGTGAACGCCGCCGTCAAGAGGTTCGAGGGGGTCCTCGAGGACCAGGCCAACGTGAAGAAGGTCGTCTACCTCGGAAAGGACGAGATCCCGGCCACGACCGACATAGAGCCCGTCGAGTTCGAGGAGGGCACGCTGTTCATCGACTTCAGCGTCACCCCCGAGATCGAGGCGGAGGGCTACGCCAGGGAGCTCATCAGGAGGATCCAGCAGATGCGCAAGGACATGAAGCTCAACGTGGAGCAGTTCATCACCTGCGAGGTGTCCGCCGAGGAGAGGCTCATCGGGCTCTTCGAGACCTGGAAGGACCACATCTCCAACGAGGTCAGGGCGAAGTCGCTGACCTTCACATCCGAGCCCAAGGGCGCCGAGGTCAAGACCTGGGACGTCACCGGCAAGGACATCACCATCGGCATCTCTCCGGCTGAGTGA
- a CDS encoding MATE family efflux transporter: MTESENRTGNILGDPRKSLIAMVVPIAIGMIVQSLNNFVDAIWVSGIGTAALAATGVVFPFFFILIGIGNGLGVGASQAIARRIGLGDREGASRVAAQVLVIGVLVGFAITAVFALFPEPIFRAAGAGAYLEEVMAYGVPIMVCAPIYMLSFIFSALLRSEGDARKSMVIQVAGVAVHMVMDPILIIGLGLGVGGAAIASALSALMAAGMAVRYYRRGEMYVDLSFKGFRFDRALDADILRVGFPASLEMILLSISTLFMNIIIEMVDPVNGVAIYTTGWRILDLLMVLAVSFGSALVPISAAAYGQRSFERIKAVYVYALKYGVALMVVIAAVAMVAAPVLVYMFTYTGSTAELSEEMTRFVRIGCLFLPFSMVGILTSSVFQSVGKGLWSMCATSLRNFLRVPLCYALAAAGSLTLVWWGVTLGEVIGTTVVAVAGVIALRFIRRQIESMNGVVGEP, translated from the coding sequence ATGACCGAGTCCGAGAACAGAACGGGGAACATCCTCGGAGACCCGAGGAAGTCTCTAATCGCGATGGTGGTGCCGATCGCCATCGGCATGATCGTGCAGTCGCTGAACAACTTCGTCGACGCCATCTGGGTCTCGGGGATAGGCACCGCCGCACTGGCCGCGACGGGCGTGGTGTTCCCGTTCTTCTTCATCCTCATCGGCATCGGAAACGGACTCGGGGTGGGGGCCTCGCAGGCCATAGCCAGACGCATCGGTCTGGGGGACCGCGAGGGCGCCAGCAGGGTGGCGGCGCAGGTGCTGGTCATCGGCGTCCTGGTGGGATTCGCCATAACTGCGGTGTTCGCGCTGTTCCCGGAGCCGATATTCCGTGCCGCGGGCGCAGGCGCGTACCTCGAGGAGGTCATGGCATACGGCGTGCCGATCATGGTGTGCGCCCCCATCTACATGCTGAGCTTCATATTCAGCGCGCTTCTGAGGTCCGAGGGCGACGCCAGGAAGTCGATGGTCATCCAGGTCGCAGGGGTCGCGGTGCACATGGTCATGGACCCCATCCTCATCATCGGCCTTGGCCTGGGGGTCGGGGGTGCCGCAATAGCCAGCGCCCTATCCGCGCTCATGGCCGCGGGGATGGCGGTCCGTTACTACAGGCGCGGGGAGATGTACGTCGACCTTAGCTTCAAGGGGTTCAGGTTCGACCGTGCTCTCGACGCCGACATCCTCAGGGTGGGTTTCCCGGCGTCCCTGGAGATGATCCTGCTCTCCATCTCCACGCTGTTCATGAACATCATAATCGAGATGGTAGACCCTGTCAACGGCGTGGCGATATACACCACGGGGTGGAGGATCCTGGACCTGCTGATGGTCCTCGCGGTGTCGTTCGGGTCGGCGCTGGTGCCGATCAGCGCAGCCGCATACGGCCAGAGGAGCTTCGAGCGCATCAAGGCCGTCTACGTCTACGCCCTGAAGTACGGCGTGGCCCTGATGGTCGTCATCGCGGCTGTTGCCATGGTCGCCGCCCCCGTGCTGGTCTACATGTTCACGTACACGGGGTCGACCGCGGAGCTGTCCGAGGAGATGACGAGGTTCGTGAGGATAGGCTGCCTGTTCCTGCCGTTCTCCATGGTGGGGATACTGACATCCAGCGTCTTCCAGTCGGTGGGCAAGGGCCTGTGGTCGATGTGCGCCACCAGTCTCCGCAACTTCCTGCGCGTCCCGCTGTGCTACGCCCTGGCTGCGGCAGGTTCCCTGACCCTTGTCTGGTGGGGCGTGACCCTGGGGGAGGTCATCGGGACGACCGTCGTCGCCGTGGCAGGGGTCATCGCCCTGAGGTTCATCCGCAGGCAGATCGAGTCCATGAACGGGGTCGTGGGTGAACCATGA